Below is a window of Patescibacteria group bacterium DNA.
ATGTTGCTAACTTATTATGGCATATTGCCAAAGCACGAGATATTCCCAGGTTATTATATTTATAGCCCCTACATTGGTTTTACTGATAAGGAAGGAAATGACTATAGTCAAGATTTTGCTTATGATTTTGATGGGATTGGTAGTAGAAAGAATAAAGTCTATGGCGCTCATGGTTATATAGTGGGAAAATATGAAGGGAGCTGGCAAGCAGAGGTAGGGAATGTCATAAAATATTTAGAAAATAATGGCTTGGAAGGTGTGGAAAATACTAGTGAGAATATGTTCGAAAAGATTAGAAGGGATATTGATAAAGGACAGCCTTTAATAGCTCGAGCAAAGATTGATCAAAATGGCCATTATTTACTAGTAGTTGGTTATGACGATGAGAAAAATGAAATTATTGTTCACGACCCATATGGAAATGCAAATATAGATTGGTTTAATACTAAAGCAGGAGGAAAGTATGTTAGCTATCCAATGGATAACAACCTTGCCTCTTGGGTGTATGTTAAAATAGAATCAATATTGGAAATAAAAACAAAAAAATAGAATAATTATACAGGTCGGCAATGTCGGCCTTTTTTTTATTTTTAAGTTTTAATTATCCACAGTGCAGTAAACATTAGAAGCACACTAATTATATATAAATTATACAAAAATATATTTTCTTTAAAATTAGCACATTATTGCAGAAGATAGCTATTTATTTTGTATGTACAATGATTATTGAAACTATAGATATTTTACCTTGGTATATGGTATAATACTAGTATAAAAATAAATTTATCGACCCTCGAGATTTGATTCATAGACTACAATAACGACCCTCGAGATTTACTAATATAAGTAAAAAATGGAAAAAGGCAAAAAATTGATATCACTCAAGGAAGCAGCGGAGCTTTCTGGATATAGCTCTGACTATGTTGGACAGTTGATTAGGTCTGGAAAAATATTTGGTGAACAAACCTATTCTAATGTCGTTTGGATGACAACCGAGGATGCTGTTCTCGACTATAGGAACAACTCAAAAAATAAAAATTCAAAACAAGAAGGTATTAAAAAAGGTTATCTTCCTTCACTTAAGAGAAGGTTTTCAATTGAAGTAAATATATTCAGAGTATTCTTTAAAACTTTTAAGAGTGCATTTTTGGTTCTCCTCTTTTTGTTTATATCAGTAATTTTTCTGGTTTCCTATATTGCCTATATTTTAATTAACCCATCTACTTCAATTCAGAAAGATTTGGAAATTCAAAATTCTCAAGAGATAATAGATTTAAATTTTTGACCTTAATTTAGCTTCCCATGCTAAACAATATTCGAAAGAAGAATAGTCCCCCAAACAAGCTTTTAAAGATATATTTAAAAGGTTTTTTTGTATTTGGTTTATTTTTTGTTTTGGTCCTTGGTTTTAGTCCAATTGATTTTTTACAAAGATATATTGGTGCTTTTGGTGGAGAGATGAGGGCTGTTTCTTTTTACGCTTCTAGTGGTAATACTTCGGTGCAATCAGAGGATTATTCTCTTGGATGGTGGGGAGGAGAAAATGTCTTAAATGAACCTCAAATTTCACCAAATGGTAGATTATCTTCTTTTTCTGATACAAACTCTTCCTTCTATAATGGCGGAGATTTTTCCTTGCTTATTTCAGACTTCACTCTAAAAGGAGTGTCACTTCCAAGTCAAACAGAACCTGAAGTGGAATTTATGGAAATTAATGAAGATTCCTCCGAGGACTCTTTTTTGGAAGATGGATTAACAGAGCAGGGAGGAGAAGAAAGAGCTCATGACGAAAGTGAGACATCAACCACCACGGACG
It encodes the following:
- a CDS encoding C39 family peptidase, whose amino-acid sequence is MKVKTCILILIFVVSGNNVFARTKIIKDVPYINQVEDVDESMILGHNACAATVSVMLLTYYGILPKHEIFPGYYIYSPYIGFTDKEGNDYSQDFAYDFDGIGSRKNKVYGAHGYIVGKYEGSWQAEVGNVIKYLENNGLEGVENTSENMFEKIRRDIDKGQPLIARAKIDQNGHYLLVVGYDDEKNEIIVHDPYGNANIDWFNTKAGGKYVSYPMDNNLASWVYVKIESILEIKTKK